The nucleotide window TTGTCAAAAATAGTTTTAAGCTAACTCCTTGTTCTTTGGTTTGCTTTCTGGAGCCGTGTACAATCAGCTTATAATTTTgatcatcttcattttctcatctataaaagagaaaatggaacctATTACAAAGCATGTTGAAGCCTCTACACTGCAGATTCTGCAGTCATCACTTCTGTTATTAATTACTCTAACctggtttccttttcttgttcttttttagtCTAAACTTGCCTGGGGGCCCTACCTATGGTTTTGTGCAGGGCAAATAGCAAGAACCTCATTTTCTAGTAAGTACTGCTAtggtgggtttgtttgtttgttttttctgtcatAAATACAGGCTTATAGACCCTCAGAGTTAGACGAGACTTGAAGTGGTTTAATCCACTTCACAGCATTCTGAAGATCTGTTCACTTCCAGATCTACACTGGAACATTCCTGAAGGCATAGAGCCTCACATCTTCAGAGAGACCTTGCCATCTTTTCCCAGCTCTTGTTAGTAAACTCTATCTTCCTTTAAATCTTCTTTTAGAGTTTTCCCCCTTGATCCTAGTTGTCTCTTTTAAAGGCCAGACAAAACCTATCTAGATTCCTCTTTCATAGGACAGAGTTTCAAACATTTGAAGACAATAGTCAGTCCTCACTGAGTGGACTCTTCACATGAATAAACTTCCAAGTTCTTTCTTGATTTTAATTATTGTTATCTGACACAGTTCCCAGTTCCCTTGTCATAATCATTCTATTATTAGTAAGACTTTTATTGACCTCTCTCAAGGAGATAATGAATGGCCTAAGTGGCTAtttataagagaaaatgaaagtgaagtcactcagctgtgtccaactctttgggaccccatggactgtaccctgccaagctcctccatccatgggattctccaggcaagaataatggagtgggttgccatttccttctctaggggatcttcctgacccagggattgaacccaggtctcctgcactgcaggcagaccctttactctctgagccaccggggctcctgtatttatttatttataaaaaatgaatagTAAATCTTGTTTTGTTTGACTTTCAccagttaaaaaaaacacaattggCAACATCTAATTACTCACTTCGTTCTAATTCATATATACTTATGtatatgatgggcttccctggtggctcagtgggtaaagaatctgcctgcaatgtgaggcaggttagatccctgggtcaggaagatcccctggaggaagaaatggcaacccactccagtgttctcgcctgaaataccccatggacagaggagcttggcagagtacagtccacagggttgcaaagagttggacacaactgagcaactaaccgaACATGTGTATATGATGGAgggaaaacaacttttaaaatctgagaaaatagaaagcaTAGCTCTTAGGAATTGATTGCCGTTCAttcattaaataaacatttactgaatactcATATGCTCAGCACTGTGCAGGTCCCTGGGACTCAAAGACAAATGACAGCCTTTGCTTTCAAGGACCTTAATATTCGATGAATAATACTGGCCAGTAAACATGCTTATAATGATGCTTTGTTGTTACACTTCCCAGGGTAGGAGGTATATATGGACTATAGACTGGAGTACTCAGGAATGGTGACCTCTGGAGGAGACACCTTAAGAGAGTTCTGAAAGTATGTCTGGCCAATGCCAGCTTTCGGACCATGAAAGTGACCAGGGTGACCTTAAATTACATTAAGGGTGATTTAGTCAGATGGTATGAGCCCTAAGTACTTTTAGATCAAGGTAGAGggttagtggagaaggcaatggcaccccactccagtactcttgcctggaaaatcccatggatggaggagcctggtgggctgcagtccatggggtcgctaagagtcagacacgactgagcaacttcattttcacttttcactttcatgcattggagaaggaaatggccacccactccagtgttcttgcctggagaatcccagggacgggggagcttggtgggctgctgtctatggggtcgcatagagtcggacatgactgaagcgacttagcagcagcagcagcagagggttaGTAATTTGAAAATTACTTTAGCGATCcttgtgtgtgcctgctaagttgctttagtcagtGAGGGATGGAAACTTAAAAGATCAGGTcatgttaaaaaaaggaaaactcagcACAACAATATCAAAGTGTGAAGGAGAATGGGGACTACAGTGATTTCCACGTTGGGCTTTGATTTCAGATGACGGGGATAGGACACACGGGGAATCTTTCCACCTCTGGGTTCCATATAGAACTGTAATCTTAAAGAGCTTCTGCCTGGGGGTTCCAGACTATAGTGGAGGCATAAATATGTTAACAGTCAGTATCCTGATCTCTACACAGAGACTTTGGTGAGAACTGGAACCCAGATGACACTGGTaactaatttcttcaatttaaaattctAGTAGGTCATAAACATGAAAACGTCCTGAGATGCTAATATTTTAGAAACTTCTCTTATGCACATGTACTGGGCACTGTGGCAAACAAAGAGATTAAAAAGCTAGAGTATTTCTGAAAGGataaagcacattaaaaaaaaatagagagcgTCATTTTGATGTCTGTATGAGCGGTATCTTTAGAAGTGGAACAAAGCATGGGAATCACAAAGTCCTCTAATGGGAGGAGGTGCATCAGAAGTCCTACATGTTTTGATGTGGCTcatttctaaagtctttattgaatttgttacattattgcttctgttctatgttttggGGTTTTGGCCACAagacctgtgggatcttagcaccCCCAccgggaatcaaacctgcaccccctgaatCGGAaagagaagtcttaaccactggactgccaaggaagtcctctAGTCCTGTACTTTTAAGGGAGAACATCTCTAGGAAAGACCTTCTGGAAACCACTCATTATTCATGCTAACCCTTTATTCCTGACTCTAACAATCCCTGAGGCTGCAAGCCACCTTACTACTGAAGTGAAGGCAGATAAAGAAAGCTTTACTTAAATTGCTGCTTAGGGAGGAGTTTTTTTTTGATGCATGGAAGAATTTCTGACATGGGTCTTGGTAATACTGGATTTAATTTTTGGTATCATTTGCAATGTACTCACAGCTGATGATCAGATGACACACGTGTAAATGGACAACATCTATTCTGATTGCTCAGGACCTGTACTTGTTATTAAGTATTTTGAAGATCTCTTGATATATTCACCTGAAAAAGATAGTTTAGAAGCCACCCTATGTGAAGATACAAGATTTAACAAATTCCCTTTGATTCCCAAAATTTGTGAGAGTCTACAGGAATTAAAATATCTTGTCAGCCTTGAAGGTAAGTGTAATAATAGACAATCTGTGGGCTAGTTGAAACTCTTGGCATGTCCACAGACTCTAAGCTTTCATTCTTAATTCAGCTTACCAAAGTGCCTCTTCTTTCTTCTAGCCTGTGAATTTCTTGGTGAAAGATTTGCTGTCTTCTTTGGTCTTCATCAGCCCAAGTACCAGTATATGTTAAATGAGTACTGTAGAACACAAAGTAAGGTATGTCACATCCTGATGGGGACAGCAAGAGCCCTGAGATGGGAATGTTGGGTGTTTCTGGTCtgggtctatgctgctgctgctaagtcgcttcagtcgtgtccgactctgtgcgaccccatagacagcagcccaccagactcccctgtccctgggattctccaggcaagaacactggagtgggttgccatttccttctccaatgcatgaaagtaaaaagtgaaagtgaagttgctcagtcgtgtctgactcttagcgaccccatggattgcagcctaccaggctcctccgtccatgggactttacaggcaagagtactggagtagggtgccattgccttctccggatctgGGCCTATAGAGAGGAGCATTTCCCACATGGTATCTCACGTACTGCAGTTTCACTGAGCCCCTATGATCACTGACTTATTTTTCTAAGGTGCCTTACCCCATGAAGTTTATTCATATTTGCCTCTGGTGTGAAGTTAGAACATCACGAGATAGGTTGTAGAAGGTGGTGTGAAACCTGAGATTGCTTATAGGAGAAGCTTCTTAGAAGGGTGTCTCTATAAGATGTAGAGGTCAGAGGTATTGGGTTTACAGGTAAacatttccttatttctctttatattaGCAATGTGACAAGGGAAGTGAAGAGAATGGATCAAAGGCCCAACCAGCCAGTGTTCCTAATGAGAAATGTCACCTGGAGGCCAGGGGCCGTGAGTATGGAACAAGACTACAAGATGTTTCGGAGGGCATTTCTCAGTGGAGCGCCTCATCCAGGGAGGGCCCGATGGCAGATTCCAGCTCCTGATGGGCAGCCAGGCTATGGTTCCCCTGGATTTCTGTTCCCTGGTCATTGATTACCATGGCAACAGCACCACAGGTGGTGCTTCTGAGCCAGATCTGATCTTAATCTCTTTGTGATTTATTCTCCACTAGCCAGGAATTGCAAGCCATCATAAGAACAATTGTGGTTTCTTTctcaatatacatttttatttataagccCTGAAACCCAACTCCACCCTAGTGGTGCAAGTCCTGTCCATCAGTTGTGGGCTGTTAGTATTGATATTTGCATAGTAGTGTAAGTGCCTtatggaagagggcatggcaacccactccagtatccttgcctggagaatcccatggacagaggagactggtgggctacagtccatagggttgcaaagagttagacatgactgaagtgactaaggacagcatagcacagcacataaaTGCCTTAGGGAACTTGGACATGGGAGTTTTAGGCCAAAACTCTTTGTCAGGTGGCAAGGATGTAGAAAAGAACCCTCTGTTCCTAAAAAGAAACTTTGGGCATCATAAAGTctaaataaaactttcttttggGGTTTCACATAAGGGATGTCCTTCCCTACAGCTGTGCTGATTTACTTGAGGCTTGCTTTCCCCAATAAGCAAACATTGCTAATAACTCTGTTATGACATAGCAATCTTTGAGAGTTGGGTGCATTTTTCCccaaacacataaaaaataaatggcaatCTAAGTCCTACAGAAAGTATTTGGAAAAAGTAAATGACTCTCTCGTTAACTTGTcaacaaattttggaaaactgtAAAGATCAGACATGGAAATCATAAGTGCGTAACACAGGTTGTACTGGCCAAAGGTAGCTATGATATACAAAACTATAGGTTTTGCAATaataagacctgggttcaagtttcAATTCTGCTTCTTACTAGTTGTATAATTTTAGATGTCTTAATTTCTGAGCCTCTActtctttctttgtaaaatgggggTTTTATTTGTTTCTCAAGAGTTATTGTTAAACacactgaaataataaatatgaaaactctttttaaaactgtgaataTTAGTTGCTAATGCCTAATTAATGACTtataggctttccaggtggttcagtggtaaggaatctgcctgccaatgcaagagatgcaggaaatgtgggtttaatctctgggctggaaaggccccctggaggaggaaatggtaatctacgccagtattcttgcctgaaaagtcccatgcaaagaggagcctggcagactacagtccatgaggttgcaaagagtcagacataactaatgGGACTGAGCTGATAGACTGTTATATTGAAGGTCCCCAAAGAACAATGCCTTCTGGAATTCATGTCCTCATATAGCCTCACCTACATTGACTATGGCCTTGGCTATGTTACTTGCTTGGGTAAAGAGAGAGTAGCAAATATGACGCAACTGGATGCTTGATAAGCACTTGCACCTGGACGCTTGTCCTCTTAGAAAGCTTCATGTTGTAAAGAAGGTTGGGCTAGATTTCTGAATGATATGAGGCCACATGGAGAGGCCACAACAACCCCCTACTCCCATCACTCTGAGTGGGTGACAGTCCACATTTGAACTTGCTGCTTGATTAGCCCTGGGCTTCTCCGGCAACGAGGGctccttggtgactcagttggAGGATATCCTAGCCAGcctgcctgctccccacccctaAGGCTGTCAGGTAAGCCTGACCTCTGTTCCGCACTGGGTAGGTTAGGCTTTGCTATTAGGCATACGACTTGTCTCCAAGAGCCCATGTCCCAGCCTCTCCATACCATTTTCCTGTTCCAGTTTCCTGGAATGTCTATGGATAGTAAACATTGTTTCAGGAGGCTTTGGGAAACTGGGGCCCTTCAGACCTCTGACGTCGCCGCCTGGCCTAATCACCTGGATATACATCTCCTTGAAGGGGGCCCACTTGAAATGCATCTGAGATGGGCCACAAAGGTAACAACAATAATTTCCTAATTTTGTCTTGCTGCCACTGGGGCCCCAGGTCTCTCTAGGAACTTGGGCTCTTCATTGTCTTTCATTCTTGGAAGCCCTGCTCCCATCAGTCAAGGTTTCAGAGTTCCTGGAATGGATGGCTTCAGGTTAATGGGAACCTCTATTCAGCAGCCAGCTGACTTCAAGTCACAATGCTCCCAAAGTGCCAGAATTCTGCCTTACTCCTCAAGGCTAGACTGATCACGCTGAGTTGCATCCGTTATTCCTCCTGCCTTATTGTGTTGTGTTGGGGCCTATCCAGGCGATCATCTCCTGCAAGTTTAGTCTGGCTGTCTCATTTGCcaccattgttgctgttgttcagtcacccagttgtgtccaactccttgcaaccccatggactgcagcacactaggcctccctgtccctcaccatttcctgaagtttgcccaagttcacatccattgcataagtgatgccatccagccatctcatcctctgacgccctcttctccttctgccccaatctttcccagcatcagggtcttttccaatgagttggctgttggCATCAGATGTCTGACCAAAATTATTACCACCATTATCCATTCCTATATTTTCCACGGGTTTATTTACCCAAATGGGTCATCAATGGACCAGGAAAACAGTCTCTGATATATTAATCATGAGCatcctagccaaaaaaaaaaaaaagaacaagcctCCTAGAAAGTACAATTCTGGTGATATTACAGACCCATGGCCACTTTCCCCAAAACACAATCGTAATGTCAGATTGACTTAGTAGGACGAGAGTCTACCATTAGTCATACCCTATAACTGGAACACTGTCTACCAATAATCTAGACAAAGAACAGTACTTGTCACCACTCCAGACCCCACCTCTTTTCACAGAGGGTTTCCTCTTGAGTCTTTATCTCCTTCCATGACACCTAACCTTGGTCagtatcatttcagttcattctACCTCATTTTTATATCACTGAACCTTGGAGAAGGAGTTCCAATCTGAGTCACTTTCCTCCCAGGAGTCATCTCTACCTTTTGTAGATTGACGGATGCTAAAGAATATGTGCCCAGCTCTATCTGGCAGCTCCCAAGATCCAAAGATACGTTGGGAAAGGGCTAACTAACTTCCCTTCCAATGATGTTTAAACCCGAGATCCTTGCCAGCCAAAAATATCGCCAACTAACCAGTTAAGTAGCAAAAGTTTGTTGATTTAATCAATCAACTAAATTTTAATGATCATTCTGATTTCTTAATGTTTTAGGTTACTGCCACCACACTTCATTGTGTGTAGTACAGGCAAAtcaaagttaattttattatctttcttttctaatgATGGAGTCACCCTAAACCTTAACCTTGAGAGTGGAAATTCAAGAAGTCTGAAGTGATGAGAGAAGCTGTCTGGCAAATGCACGCAGGCGTCTACCCTTTATCTCCATACTGCCAAACATCATTTGAGCATCTTATCCTGGATGAACAGCCTGCCAAGAATTGTTTGGGTCTTTTTCATCTTTGCAGGCTTGTGGGAGATGATACCCTTCAATTATTCCTGTAAAAGTTTCTGTCTTCTGCCAAACTGCCCCATCTCCAACCACaagatataattatttattataccTACAGCAAAATGAAGTCAACCACACCTTTAACCATTCTGTTTCTCAGGCAACTTATGTAGGCTTGCCAAGAGCTAGCAAACACAGTTATCAGCTTTTCAGGcacaagaggaaaaagaatgTTGAAATCTCTTTAGGGAAAATCTTctgtatatgatttcatttatgttgGGGACAAAGTGGGAGTGACATCAGTCTGAATTTAATTTGAGTGGACAGGATTTATACTGAGAAAAAGAAGATTAAGGTTCCCCAACAAATCATTTGAAAGGAAGTGGACACAATTTACCTGACACATTTACTTTGTCATCTTCAAGACGGCCTCAGGCCAACAAGCTGTATAAATCAAGGCAAAGTAGTAGAAACAAAATTCTATTTAGAATTGAGTGGATTTCTGTATAAAATGTCTTCTAAGATAAATGTTTCATGATGGTCTTTAGCGGTCTTGGGGAAAAAGTTTCAGTGACAGAGAAAAATGACTTCCAAGAACAAAATGTCTCCCAAGAATGCCTTGATGGTGGGGAACATACATCTTCAAGTTCAAAGAAAGGTAGTTCTTGaaactttatttctgtttatttatttttggctgtgctgggtcttcattgctttgtgcggATTTTCTCTAGTGTCttcaagtgggggctactcttcgctgcagtgtgcaggcttctcacagCAGTGACTCCCTTGTTCTCACGTC belongs to Bos javanicus breed banteng chromosome 16, ARS-OSU_banteng_1.0, whole genome shotgun sequence and includes:
- the FAM177B gene encoding protein FAM177B isoform X2, with amino-acid sequence MDNIYSDCSGPVLVIKYFEDLLIYSPEKDSLEATLCEDTRFNKFPLIPKICESLQELKYLVSLEACEFLGERFAVFFGLHQPKYQYMLNEYCRTQSKQCDKGSEENGSKAQPASVPNEKCHLEARGREYGTRLQDVSEGISQWSASSREGPMADSSS
- the FAM177B gene encoding protein FAM177B isoform X1; translated protein: MEKDNFQQLELEESGPSKRTTPRRIIHFADGDIMEEYSTEEEEEEENEQTTNSTLDPSKLAWGPYLWFCAGQIARTSFSTCEFLGERFAVFFGLHQPKYQYMLNEYCRTQSKQCDKGSEENGSKAQPASVPNEKCHLEARGREYGTRLQDVSEGISQWSASSREGPMADSSS